The following proteins are encoded in a genomic region of Campylobacter sp. MIT 12-8780:
- a CDS encoding 50S ribosomal protein L25/general stress protein Ctc, which translates to MLEGIVRESIGRKAAKALKRDGYLIANIYGKGVENIHAAFKLNDFIKEVRKKTSLIFDVKVGANTYSVVVVDYQKDPVTSQLKHVDLKVAQKGVIGKYMVPVKLSGTAIGLKNKGVLIQSKRRLKVKCAAENLPNFFELDVSKLDVGDALMVRDISLPQGVSIVEADRVAVVGVEKAR; encoded by the coding sequence ATGTTAGAAGGTATCGTTAGAGAGAGTATCGGCAGAAAGGCAGCTAAAGCCTTAAAAAGAGATGGTTATCTAATCGCAAACATCTATGGTAAAGGTGTGGAAAATATCCACGCTGCGTTTAAACTAAACGATTTTATCAAAGAAGTGCGTAAAAAAACCAGCCTTATTTTTGATGTTAAAGTTGGAGCAAACACTTATAGTGTTGTGGTTGTGGATTATCAAAAAGATCCTGTTACTAGCCAGCTTAAACATGTGGATTTAAAAGTCGCTCAAAAAGGTGTTATCGGCAAATATATGGTGCCTGTAAAGCTTAGCGGCACAGCTATTGGGCTTAAAAACAAAGGTGTTTTAATCCAAAGCAAAAGACGCTTAAAGGTAAAATGTGCGGCTGAAAATTTACCAAATTTCTTCGAACTTGATGTAAGCAAGCTTGATGTAGGCGATGCTTTAATGGTGCGTGATATAAGCTTACCTCAAGGTGTAAGCATTGTCGAAGCTGATCGCGTAGCTGTTGTGGGTGTAGAAAAGGCAAGATGA
- the pth gene encoding aminoacyl-tRNA hydrolase has product MILVVGLGNIGKEYENTRHNVGFMLVDLLLNELETTPISNTKFKGELFKSNSSPLLLLKPHTFMNNSGISVSAVMNFYKCDRLIVIHDDIDLSLGTLRFKKGGSSGGHNGLKSIDSFCGNDYERVRIGIGKDKNVINFVLGHFSADELKSLEPVLTQAKNAVLALINSDITSVASNFSLKKKE; this is encoded by the coding sequence ATGATCTTAGTCGTAGGACTTGGCAATATTGGCAAAGAATACGAAAATACAAGACATAATGTCGGTTTTATGCTCGTTGATCTACTCTTAAACGAGCTTGAAACTACCCCAATTTCAAACACCAAATTTAAAGGAGAATTGTTTAAAAGCAATTCTTCGCCCCTTTTACTCTTAAAACCCCATACTTTTATGAATAATTCTGGCATAAGCGTAAGTGCTGTGATGAACTTTTACAAATGCGATCGCTTAATCGTGATCCATGATGATATAGACTTAAGTCTAGGTACACTTCGTTTCAAAAAAGGCGGCTCAAGTGGGGGACATAATGGACTTAAAAGCATTGATAGTTTTTGCGGAAATGATTATGAACGCGTGCGTATAGGCATAGGCAAAGATAAAAATGTGATTAACTTCGTGCTAGGGCATTTTAGTGCTGATGAGCTTAAAAGCTTAGAGCCTGTTTTAACGCAAGCTAAAAATGCTGTTTTAGCCCTTATCAATAGTGATATAACAAGCGTTGCCTCAAATTTTTCTTTAAAGAAAAAAGAATGA
- a CDS encoding LptF/LptG family permease yields MSIFFRFISGIYLKSFFIILIALTFFFVGIDLLLNFKDLPNSANLVFLYVLFLACTALSYIMPISLVFALIICLINMIRSNELVSFYALSLSRNLVILYPFLWAVFFCCVFIGLNFTPFAYANDYKSNILNNAVLSTQSSSIFVKYDDKFIYIESLEPLQNEVKNIKIFSIDKLNLSQIQQALKARFKDDIWLLENANKLTTPSELKLYGEGLKIENFNELETLEGFKPKIIESVASKSNYTIIDAWQSFKAFQTQGVNTSRVKTELYKLIFAPLFAPFLMLILYQFFPIIGRFFNLAFISFIFFVVTLGTWGFLFLLTRLSEGGVISAEIGIIAPVLSLAFVSFFILYKKKF; encoded by the coding sequence ATGAGTATTTTTTTTCGTTTTATCTCTGGAATTTATCTTAAAAGCTTTTTTATCATCTTAATTGCTTTGACTTTTTTCTTTGTAGGTATTGATCTACTTTTAAATTTCAAAGATTTGCCAAATTCAGCTAATCTTGTTTTTTTGTATGTCTTGTTTCTTGCCTGCACGGCGTTAAGCTATATAATGCCTATTTCACTAGTCTTTGCCTTAATCATTTGTTTGATTAATATGATACGCTCAAACGAACTTGTAAGTTTTTATGCCTTAAGTTTGTCAAGAAATTTAGTGATTTTATATCCTTTTTTATGGGCTGTGTTTTTTTGCTGTGTGTTTATAGGGCTTAACTTCACACCTTTTGCTTATGCAAATGATTATAAAAGCAATATCTTAAATAATGCCGTTTTAAGCACACAAAGCTCAAGTATCTTTGTAAAATACGATGATAAATTTATCTACATAGAAAGCCTTGAGCCTTTACAAAATGAAGTTAAAAATATAAAAATCTTTAGTATAGACAAGCTAAATCTAAGTCAAATCCAACAAGCCCTAAAAGCGCGTTTTAAAGATGATATTTGGCTTCTTGAAAATGCAAATAAACTTACCACACCAAGCGAGCTTAAACTTTATGGTGAAGGACTAAAGATAGAAAATTTTAATGAACTTGAAACTTTAGAAGGCTTTAAGCCAAAAATCATTGAAAGTGTGGCAAGCAAGAGTAATTACACCATCATTGATGCGTGGCAGAGCTTTAAAGCTTTTCAAACTCAAGGCGTGAATACAAGTAGAGTAAAAACAGAGCTTTACAAACTTATCTTTGCACCTTTATTTGCGCCTTTTTTAATGCTGATTTTATATCAGTTTTTTCCTATCATAGGACGTTTTTTTAATCTTGCTTTTATTAGTTTTATCTTTTTTGTCGTTACGCTTGGCACTTGGGGCTTTTTGTTTTTGCTAACAAGACTGAGCGAAGGCGGGGTTATCAGTGCAGAAATAGGTATCATAGCCCCTGTTTTAAGCCTTGCATTTGTGTCGTTTTTTATCCTTTATAAAAAGAAATTTTAA
- a CDS encoding bile acid:sodium symporter family protein, producing the protein MNFLKAVSNFFSKYMAILILLIAALALFYPSSVSFIKASYINYLLMIVMFGMGLAMRASDFAFVLKRPKDLSIGVIAQFTLMPLIAFVLCFLFNLPLELAIGVILVGTCPGGTSSNVITYLAKGDLALSVSITSFSTFLAPLLTPLLTLLFVGERVEVNVFAMFFSIVQIVIFPILLGLLISYFFPRFTARIEEILPLISVLAIMAIVACVVSINSAKLMQIGLLIIIVVMLHNVLGYILGYLLAKILKMPLAKRKAICIEVGMQNSALATSLAATHFASMPLAAVAGALFSVWHNISGAILANLLRLKEK; encoded by the coding sequence ATGAATTTTTTAAAAGCTGTGAGTAATTTTTTTTCAAAATATATGGCTATTCTCATCTTGCTTATTGCGGCTTTGGCTTTGTTTTATCCAAGTTCGGTAAGCTTTATTAAGGCAAGTTATATTAATTATTTGCTGATGATAGTTATGTTTGGTATGGGACTTGCGATGAGGGCAAGTGATTTTGCTTTTGTTTTAAAGCGTCCAAAAGATTTAAGTATAGGCGTTATAGCACAATTTACCCTAATGCCATTGATCGCTTTTGTGCTTTGTTTTTTATTTAACTTACCACTTGAGCTTGCTATTGGCGTTATTTTGGTTGGCACTTGTCCGGGTGGAACTTCTTCAAATGTGATAACCTATCTTGCAAAGGGAGATTTGGCTTTATCAGTAAGCATTACTTCATTTTCGACTTTTTTAGCGCCTTTGCTTACTCCACTTTTAACCTTGCTTTTTGTTGGAGAAAGGGTTGAAGTCAATGTTTTTGCTATGTTTTTTTCTATAGTGCAAATAGTGATTTTTCCTATACTTTTAGGGCTTTTGATTTCTTATTTTTTTCCTCGCTTTACAGCAAGGATAGAAGAAATTTTACCTCTTATCTCAGTGCTTGCGATTATGGCTATCGTCGCTTGTGTGGTGAGTATAAACTCAGCCAAGCTTATGCAAATAGGGCTTTTGATCATAATAGTAGTTATGCTTCATAATGTTTTAGGTTATATCTTAGGCTATCTTTTAGCAAAAATTTTAAAAATGCCCCTTGCTAAAAGAAAAGCAATTTGTATAGAAGTTGGTATGCAAAACTCAGCTCTTGCTACAAGTTTAGCTGCTACTCATTTTGCTTCTATGCCATTAGCTGCAGTAGCTGGAGCTTTGTTTTCTGTGTGGCATAATATCTCAGGTGCGATTTTGGCTAATCTTTTAAGATTGAAAGAAAAATGA